Below is a genomic region from Prolixibacteraceae bacterium.
GAAGATCTTAAAGCGTTTTTTTTATATCACATTAACCCAATTAGTCAATGTTACGTATTTTCTTTTCCCAAGCCCATGCTGAAGCTAAAGTCTCTTCAACAGTACTTTGTGCTTTCCATCCTAGCTCTTCATTTGCAAACGTTGTATCAGCCCATACCTTTTCGATATCTCCTGCACGACGATCTACAAGCTTATAGTTTAGCTTAACTCCTGTTACCTTCTCAAAGGCTTTCACCAATTGAAGAACAGTCAAACCGTTTCCTGTTCCAATATTAAAGAACTCAAGTGGCTTCTTATTGTTATGCTCCATCAGGCGACGAATTGCAACTACGTGTGCTTTTGCTAGATCGACAACATGAATATAGTCTCTCACAGCAGTTCCATCTGCAGTATCATAATCATCACCAAAAATACTTAGTTGCTCACGCAACCCAGCACCTGTTTGAGTGATATATGGTACCAAGTTCTGAGGAACACCTACAGGAAGTTCTCCGATCTCAGCTGAAGCATGTGCTCCAATTGGATTAAAATAGCGTAAAGCGATACCACGAACACCACCTGCAAATGCAGAGATAGAGTCGAATAAAATCTCTTCACACATTTGCTTTGTATTACCATAAGGAGAAGTTGCTTCCTGAACAGGGGCATTCTCTGTTACTGGCAACACTTCTGGTTGACCATATACAGTACATGAAGATGAGAATACAATACTTGGAACATTATATTGATCCATTGCTTCTAACAAGTTCATCAAAGAAACTAAGTTGTTTCTGTAATATAATAACGGCTTCTCTACAGACTCCCCTACAGCTTTACTTGCAGCAAAGTGGATGATTGCCTCTAAACCATCATGTTTTTGGAAATACTCTTGAACTTTCGCTCTATCACACAAATCAAATTGCTCAAAATGCGGACGGATTCCTGTGATTTTCTCAATACGATCTAAAACTTCGATATTTGAATTTGATAGATCGTCCACAATAAATACTTCGAATCCTTCATTTTGAAGTTCAACAACAGTGTGTGACCCAATATAGCCAACACCACCTGTGACCAATACTTGCTTTTTCATTGGTTTAATTTTTTATATTGTATACTGTGAATTACAAAGGTATAGATTTTAACATGAAGTATAGAACGTTTCTTTCGTATTGAACAAAGAATTAATACTTTTGAACAAGAATGCACTTTTTTGCGTTACGTAAAAAAGTGTAACCGAACAGATATTAGAAAAAACAAAACCGTAACCACTTATATTCAAATAGATACAACACCCATAGATATTGAAAGAATGAGATTAGAGCAATTATTCCATACATGGCTAGAAAAAAACAATTGTATTATCATTCCCAACATTGGGGCTTTAATAGTACAGCATATTCCTGCAAAATGGAACTCTAAAGAACGTCTATTTAAGGCACCTCATACGATCGTTTCATTCAACAATCATATTGTTAAAGATGATGGTGGGCTTGCACACCTCATATGTAACTCCCAAAAATGCAACTTCAAAGTAGCTACTGATCTTGTTATAGATTGGACCCTGTGGTGTTATAAAAGCATGCTACATGGAGAGAAGATCCTTCTTGATAACCTCGGGACATTAAATATGGATGCAAATGGATTCATATCAATGAAAATGATATCCCAAAAGAGTATGTTGGAATTAAACTATTTTGGACTTGAAGACATCATACTATCATCGAATCATCTCTCTTCATCAATTCAGTTCAAAGGAAAGCAACTGTGGAGAACTGATCATATCGTACCAAAGGTTGCTGCGGCTGCAGTGCTTTTAATGATACTTTGCATTCCCAATGCGACTCCAGATTATTTTAACTCATCATCAGAGGCATCCATGATTCCATACACGGAAGAAGTGCCAATAGCTCCAATAGATTCAGAAAAAGAAGAGGAGCTAATTCAAATACAAATTATTGCAGGTTCATTCCGAAATCGATCTAATGCACAGAATGTCCTTAATAAGCTAGAAGTAATCCTTCCTTCAAGATTTCATATTATATCCAAAGGAGATCAGATTTATCAAGTCTGTTCAACACAGCTCTTTCATCCTAATGGAGCCGATAAAACAGTAGATATCATACAAGCAACCTATCCCAACATCGGGCTGTGGAAAAAGAAATTCCAATAGCACCTCTAAATAAAAAAGGTGCCACCCTACCTTATGGATAGAGTAACACCTTTTCGTTATATACTTATCAAATACTCTTATCGAATCTCACTTCCATTCTTTAAGGTAGCATCTGGAGAGACAAAAGATAGTGATCCATCTGCATTCTCTGCCATTAAAATCATCCCTTGAGACTCTATTCCTTTAAGTGTTTTTGGAGCCAAATTCACAAGAATAGATACTTGTTTTCCAATAATATCTTGTGGCTTATAGAACTCTGCAATACCAGAAACTACCGTTCTTGTATCAATTCCAGTATCAACAGTCAATTTCAACAGTTTCTTTGTCTTTGCCACTTTTGAAGCCTCAACAATCGTTCCAACACGAAGGTCCATCTTTGCAAAGTCATCGAATGCAATATTCTCTTTTGCTGGTGAAGTTTCAGCTTGTGCAATCTCATTAGCTTTCTTTGTAGCCAAAAGTTTATCAACTTGCTCTTGAATCGTCTTGTCTTCAATTTTCTCAAACAACAATTCAGGCTTATTCACGACATGACCAACAGGAAGAAGTCCCATATCCCCTAACTGATTCCACTGGAATGGAGACACATTAAGAAATCCTCGAAGCTTTTCAGTTGTCTTTGGCATAAATGGATCAAAAGCAATTGTAAGATTTGCTGTGATCTGAAGACAAATATTCATGATTGTCTCCACACGTTTCTCATCTGTTTTGACCACTTTCCAAGGCTCACTATCAGCCAAATATTTATTACCTAAACGAGCCAACTCCATCGCCTCTTTAAGTGCCTCTCTAAAACGATAGTTCTCAATGGACTTCTCAATCTTAGCACGGAAAGTTTTCAATGTTTCGATCACCTCCTTATCGAAGTCTGTCAAATCACCTAAAGCAGGAACTACGCCATTATAATACTTTTGAGTAAGTACCATCGCGCGATTAACGAAATTACCAAAAACAGCAACCAGCTCGTTGTTATTTCTTGCTTGGAAGTCTTTCCATGTAAAGTCATTATCCTTTGTCTCAGGAGCGTTTGCTGTTAAGACATATTTTAAGACATCTTCTTTGCCTGGAAACTCTTCAATATATTCATGCAACCACACAGCCCAATTACGTGAAGTTGATATTTTATCGCCCTCTAAGTTTAAGAACTCATTTGAAGGAACGTTCTCTGGTAAAATATAAGAGCCTTCTGCTTTCAACATAGAAGGGAAAATGATACAGTGGAAAACAATATTATCCTTACCAATGAAGTGTACCATTTTAGTATCTTCATCTTTCCAATATTTTTCCCATTCAGGCGTACACTCTTTCGTGGCTGAGATATATCCAATCGGTGCATCAAACCATACATATAGAACTTTTCCATCAGCTCCTTCGATAGGAACAGGAACACCCCAATCAAGGTCTCTAGTTACTGCACGAGGATGCAAGCCACCATCTAACCATGATTTACACTGTCCATATACATTCGCTTTCCACTCTTTGTGATCCTCCAAGATCCACCCTTTTAACCAATCCTCATATTGATCTAAAGGCAGATACCAGTGTGTCGTCTCTTTTAGCTCAAGATCTCCGCCACTCAGTACAGATTTAGGTTGAATTAAATCCGTCGCATTCAATGATGAACCACAGCTTTCACATTGATCACCATACGCTTTATCGTTATTACACTTAGGGCAAGTTCCTACAATGTAACGATCGGCTAAGAATTGTTTTGCTTCTTTATCGTAATACTGCTCAGTGGTCTTCTCTACAAACTTCCCTTGATCATATAAAGTCTTGAAAAATTCCGATGCAGTCTCTTTATGAGTCTCGCTAGTCGTACGAGAGTATACATCAAACGAGATACCAAAGTCACTAAAAGCTTTTTTAATTATATTATGGTATTTGTCCACAACATCCTGAGGAGTAATACCTTCATTTTTTGCTTTTAATGTAATGGGAACACCATGTTCATCTGATCCTCCTATAAAAAGTACATCTTGTCCCTGCATTCGTAGATAGCGTGCATAAATATCGGCAGGAACATAAACTCCCGCAAGGTGACCAATATGTACAGGGCCATTTGCATACGGCAAGGCAGATGTAATCAGTGTTCTCTTAAAATCTTTCATCTTCTGCTATCTTATATATGAATTTTATTTCTTTAAATCATTTTATCATCACGGTTTGTTTATTGAATGTAAACAATCCACCATGTTGAAATGCAAAGATAATCAGTACAATCGAAAAATGATAGAATTCTTTATTTTTGCTTCCAATGATTTTATGATGATTAATAAAAACAACCACATATATGATGCTTTTCCCCCCGAACCTCAAAAAAAATGATCTAATTCTTATTATCTCACCTGCAGGTGCAGTCTCTCCATGTCAATTAAGTTATGGAATATCCTATCTTCATGACTTTGGTTTCCGCACCGAAGAGGGGCAATATCTATACCACCAAGAAGGCCCTTTCGCAGGAACTGACAAAGAGAGAGCCTCCGACTTGCAATGGGCATTAGATCACACCGAAGCAAAAGCAATATGGATGGCAAGAGGAGGTTATGGCACAATCAAATGTCTACCAAAAGTTTCGTGGGAAAGATTTGTTCAACATCCCAAATGGATCATTGGGTTTAGCGACATTACAGTCCTTCATCAAAAACTTTATCAACTCGATATACCTTCGATTCATGCGCCCATGATCACTCAATTTCAGGAAGCAAAAGCCCCAGTGGACCAAACCATCAACCTGCTTAAAGGAGAAAGAAATTCTATAACATGGAAGACAAGCACTATCTCCTTGCCCAAAGAGATCGTCGGACAACTCATTGGAGGGAACCTATCAATTATTCAGTCTTTAAGAGGTACCTCGCTTGATCTTGACTATGAAGATAAAATACTCTTCATAGAAGATGTTGATGAATACCATTACCATATAGACAGAATGGTTGAGAACTTATCGTATAGCGGAATCCTCGACAAAATCAACACGTTGATAGTAGGTTCATTTACCATGATCAGAGAAGGGAATCCTCCTATGCCATATAGCCTTGAAGACAATCTCAAACGCCTCTCTCAATACCACAACTTTCACCTTATTTTGGATGCACCTATTGGACATATAGAAGAAAATCATCCCATAATACTTGGATCAAACATTAAACTGTCGATAGAAGACCAAAAGGTGACACTCAATTATATGGATTGATAAAGCATATATATAGTAAAACCTTTTCTCTTGATTGCTGTTTTTCATTAACAGGTCACTCTTTTACAACATAAAAATGATCCCCGTGAAAACGCAAAAAGAAAAAGGTAATATTGGTGAGCAAGCAGCAGCTGACTTTCTGAAGTCAAAAGGATACACTATTCTTTATCATAACTGGTTTCAAGACCATAAAGAGATCGATTTAGTATGCACTGATAAAGATGAGCTTGTATTCGTTGAAGTAAAAAATAGAGAACAGTGGCAGAAGGTTGACATACGAGAACTTATACCACCAAACAAGATACGTAACCTAATTCAATGTGCCGACCTATATATCCAAACTAAAGATCCTCAGAGAGAAGTCCGATTTGATGTTATTATTGTAAACACAGACCAATCGCCTCCCTCTGTTAAACATATCGTTTCAGCTTTTAATGCTTTAGACTATTGAATATTTTTGAGAATTGCTCTAACCTCTCGGTAAAAACGTTCACGTCTAAAAGGTTTTGAGATAAACCCAGCAAAGAAACCATTCTCCACACGTTCGGTAATTTCTTCACACTCTAATGCGGTCTGAATACATATTCGAACATCTGGATAATTAACCCTTAACTCATCTGAAATCTCAATACCTGTACGGTCAGGTAGTTTGTAATCCATGAGTATTAAATCAAAATCATGATTTTTAACCGACTCTATAATCTCAGTATAGGAGCTAGCCAGCACACAAGAAATCCCCATTTCTTGTAAATACTTATTCATTAACATCGAATTTACAGGCTCGTCATCTACGACCAATACCAGATAATTCATATCTCCAAGATCTTGTGCCATTTCTAGATAGTAAAGTAAGTTTTGTTTTTAATAGACTACAAAAGTAGCTTAAAAAACGGGGATTCTAAATAGCTTTTAAAAAGCATATACAAATAGATAAATAATTCATTACTTTGTAAATCCAAACCTCACAACGGAAATTAATCATGAATATTGAGCAAATCAGAGAATATTGTCTTCAAAAACCTTTCACAACAGAAAGTTTACCTTTTGATGACACGTCACTTGTGTTTAAAGTTCACGAAAAGATGTTCGGACTTTTGATTCTTAAACATCCACATCGGATGAACCTAAAGTGTGATCCAGAAATCGCAATAAAACTCCGAGAGACTTATGATTTTGTTATTCCAGGGTACCACATGAACAAAAAACACTGGAATACTCTTAGTGAACTAGATAACATTCCAGATGATTTGATCATCGAATGGATCAACCACTCTTATCAACTAGTATGGAATAAACTACCCAAAAGGTTACAATCAAAATCTGAAAACGAATAAATATGAAACACTTCCAACAAACAGGAATAGTCCTACTATTCATCTTAAGCATGGTAAGTAGTATTACCTTAAATGCTCAAACAAAAAAAGACCAATATCAAGTTATATACGAAGTTCCTAACACCTCTGTAAAGAACCAACAACAAACTGGAACTTGTTGGTGTTTCTCAACCATCTCTTTCCTTGAGTCTGAACTGATAAAGTCTAAAAAGCAACAATACGATCTATCTGAGATGTTTGCAGTTAAAGAGGCGTACCATCAAAAAATAGAGAACTATGTACTTAGACAAGGTAAAGCAAACTTTAGCCAAGGGGGACAAGCACATGATGTGATATACGCAATGAAGTCTACGGGTATCGTTCCTCAGAAAATTTATAAGGGAAATAACTATGGTAAAATCCATAATCACACAGCTCTTGTAAAAGAACTAAAGAAAGAACTTGAAAAAGACAACAGTGAGGAAGTTCTTCCGAACAATTGGCTACCTAATGCGGATCAGATCTTAGACATCTATTTTGGACAAAGTCCATCCAACTTCGACTATGATGGGGAAAACTATACTCCTAAATCATTCCTTAAATCATTAAACCTAAACCTAGATGACTACATCGAAATAACAAGCTATACCCATCACCCTTTTAATCAAACATTTGTTCTAGAGATACCAGACAACTGGAGTAATGGATCATACTACAATGTACCAATTGATCGTTATATGGCTATTATTGATTATGCGCTTGAGAAAGGTTATTCAATAGTATGGGATGGAGATGTATCAGAAAAAACATTCCAACATAAAAATGGGATAGCATACCTTCCTGAAGGAACAGATGTGAGTCAAGAGGCAAGACAAAAGACCTTCTACAACAAAGAAACTACTGACGATCACCTTATGCATCTTGTTGGAAAAGCAACTAAAGACGGGAAAAATTATTACATCATAAAGAACTCTTGGGACAGCGACTCTAACGAATATGGAGGCTACCTATATATGTCAGAAGATTTTGTTCGACTTAAAACAGTATGTATCATGCTAAATAAAAAGTCACTTACAAAGAAAGAACGCAAACAGTTAAAAATATAAAGACACTAAATTTTACAGGGAGTCTAAAATACAGAAACATGGAATTTAAAGTTACAGACGAATTTATCCCTCTTATTAAACTGCTTAAAATATTACGAATAGCAGAAAGTGGAGGGCAGGCAAAGATGATGGTTGATGATGGTATTATCCTAAGAAATGGAGAACCAGAACATCGATATAGAGCAAAATTAGTTCCTGGAGATGTTATTGAGATCCCCGAACTAATTGAGGATAAGATCATTTTGATATAAAAAGAAAACGGTAGTACTCCCAAAATACTACCGTTTCTCTTTATCTGAGCTAAATTATTAGACCATTTGTTGATAAAGCGAACATTTACAATCAAAAAGTGTTAATCAAAAAGTTTCAAAATAAAGGGAATGGGGAACAAACGTTCCTCGCTTTAGAACAATTAGTATTCATCTATAAAACAGTTTCAACCATCAATAGTTTTCAAAGAGTTATATATTTTATTATTTATTAACATTACTGAAGACTACGAAGTGTGTAAAGGCAAAAACGAACACATAGATTGACAGTATAAGAAGAAATAGTCTTAAGATATTATCACCATAGAATATTCACCTATTTAACTTTTTTGATGAAGCAAGTATCAACGAAGTATCCTTGAAGTATCAACAAACTACGGAGGAAGCCTATGGCAATCCAATACCAAATAGAGTTTAATCTAAATTCTCTATAAAGTTAATTTCACACTACCCTCCACCATGAATATTTTTGTGTTCTGCTTACTTCTATCCTGATAAATGAAAAGATATTTATTATCATAACTTGCAACTTCTATATCACCCTGCCATGACTAACATCTCAACATCCTCGGCCTTTCCCCTGAGATGGTTCGAAGTACAGTCAAAGTTCATTCGAAGTTCATTCATCGATTTCGCATTTTGGGTGAGGGAACTTTGTATGTGGTTCGAAGAATATTTTAAAGAAGGCAGGAGAAGGTAGCATGTTACTTAGAAGAAGGTGGCTTTAATGGATTCTTGACCTTTGACATTCTGCTATTTTATGATCAGACACGGTACACTCAAGGAGTGTGTATGACATATCACACTCTTCTAATTGGGTCTTATTCGATTATATACCATCATGCATTAAATACCACAAAAAAAGCTACCCATTAAAATGGATAGCTTTGTAATATATTTTACTTGTCGATATTCTTACTGACGAACAGCTGCAATACCAGGAAGTTCTTTTCCTTCAAGATATTCTAACAATGCTCCACCTGCAGTAGAGATATAAGAAACATCTTTAGCGATATCAAATTTGTTAACTGCAGCAACTGAGTCACCACCACCAACAAGTGAGAAAGCACCATTTTTAGTTGCCTCAACAACAGCTTCACCGATTGCTTTAGTACCAGCAGCAAAGTTTTCCATCTCGAATACTCCAGCAGGACCATTCCATAGAATTGTTTTTGAGTTACCAATTACTTTCTTGAATTCAGCGATAGTATCAGGACCTACGTCAAGACCCATCCATCCATCTTTAATCTCACCAGAAGAAACAATCTCTGTATTCGCATCATTTGAGAAGCTATCAGCAGCAACACAATCAGAAGCAATAACAAGGTTTACACCTTTCTCTTTTGCTTTCTCAATAATGTTACGAGCCATCTCTAGGTAATCGTCTTCACATAAAGAAGATCCAACATTACCACCCATTGCTTTCACAAAGGTAAAGATCATACCACCACCAATAATCAAGTTGTCTACTTTATCCAACATGTTTTCGATGATTGTAATCTTTGAAGATACCTTAGCACCACCCATAATAGCAGTAAAAGGACGTGCTGGAGTTGCAACTACTTTATCTAAACTGTTTACTTCGCTTGTTACCAAAGTACCAAACATTTTAGCTTCAGGGAAGAATTGTGCGATCACAGCTGTAGAAGCGTGAGCACGGTGTGCAGTACCAAAAGCATCGTTAACCCAACAGTCACCTAGTTGAGACAACTGCTCTGCAAAAGCAACATCACCTTTTTTCTCTTCACCATGGTAACGAAGGTTCTCTAATAACAACACTTCACCTGGTTGAAGAGCATCAGCCATTTTCTTTACATCCTCACCAACACAGTCAGGAGCGATAATAACTTTTGTTCCACCAAGAAGCTCAGAAAGGTGGTTTACAAGAGGCTTAAGAGAAAACTTCTCTTCTACACCTTTTGGACGACCTAAGTGCGACATGATAATCGCTGCACCGCCTTCTTTCAACACCTTCTGGATAGTAGGAAGGGCTGCACGCATACGTGTATCGTCAGTAATATTAAAATTCTCATCTAGAGGCACATTGAAGTCAACACGAATCAACGCCTTCTTTCCAGAAAAATCGTAAGTCTCTATGTTTTGCATTTTCTTGTCGATTTGATATTTAAGACCCCCAAATATACAAAAAATGTGGTAAAATTGTTGTAAAACATATCTAAGAAGGAGACAATACTTGTCAAAAATTCATAGGAATCATATCTATCTATTATTTTTGTTACTTTTGAGACTGTAACTCACGAATTACTCACTGTTTTCAGGACATAAAAGATGCAATTTAAAGATATCGTAGGACACCAATCCACCAAAGAAAGATTAGTACAAATGGTTCATGAGGATCGTTTAAGTCACGCCTTGTTGCTTACTGGTTCTAAGGGGATTGGCAAACTATCTCTAGCTGTAGCTTTTCTTCAATATATTCATTGCAAAGAGCCCATTGAGAACGACTCTTGTGGTCAATGTAGTTCGTGTAAAAAGATCTCAAAGCTTATTCATCCTGATATGCATTTTGTCTTTCCTATCGTTAAGAATAAAGGGCTAGAAATATGCGATCATTATCTTCCCCAATGGAGAAAATCACTATGCAGTAATCCTTACCTTTCATTTAACGATTGGTTGGATCTTATTGACGCAGGAAATAAGCAAGCGATCATTTATGGAAATGAAAGTGAAGAGGTCGTAAAAAAGATTAATCTTAAATCTTACGAAGGAGGATATAAATCTCTGCTTGTTTGGTTACCAGAAAAATTAAACACTACTAGTGCCAATAAGCTATTAAAACTTATTGAGGAACCACCAAACAAAACGATTATGATCTTTGTTTCTCAAGAAGAGAATAAGATTCTTCCCACGATACGTTCTCGAATACAAGAGATCCGATGTCAAGCATTGACCACTGAGGAGATGGAGCTCTATCTTTCATCAACTTACCCCAATGCGGCCTCAAATATGGAAGAAACAGCTCGATTGGCTCAAGGGAGCATGAATCAAGCCATTAAAATTGTTGAAAGCCATAGTCTAAAAGAACAAAATTTAGTATCTTTTCAATCGCTAATGCGATTTAGCTACAGTCGTAAAATTGTAGATTTAATAAGTTGGGCTGAAGAGATGGCACAAAGAAATAGAGAAAGCCAAAAGGACTTTCTACTTTATGCCCAAAATATGGTTCGTGAAAATTTTGTCATGAACATGCAACAACCCGAACTTGTTTATTTAGATCAAGCTCAAAAAGATTGGTCTAATAAATTTTATCCGTTTATCAATGATCGAAATGTGGAAGTCTTAAACAACGAGATGACCAATGCATTTCGTGATGTATCGATGAATGGAAATAGTAAAATCATTTTTCTCCATTTGGGGTTGATGATAACCAAATATATACGTGCATAGATTGCACACATAAAAGTGATGGCTTCATCAACAAGCCATACCAAAATGTATACGGTAGAAATGCTATTCGTATACCTTTTTTAATCTCCCATTGCATTCGTTTTAATTGCACTGGGGTCAACATATATAGAACTAGTTATGAACTCTACAGATAATTCATGTAAGGGTTGCTCGATGGGAAAAGAGTCAAGATCTTGTCCCAAGTTACAAGTCCACGACTGGTTGAGCGACGTACCAAATACCTTCAACAAAGGTGAAATTGTTGAAGTCCGTTTTAAGAATACTCGAAAGGATTACTACTTTAATATCCACGGAATTCACCTAGAAGTAGGAGATATGGTGGCTGTAGAAGCTTCTCCTGGACACGATATAGGAATGGTTTCATTAACAGGTGATCTTGTATTAAAGCAGATGAAACGCCATAAAGTGACCTATATTGATGGGGAACTAAGAAAAGTTTATCGTGTTGCCAAACCTGTCGATATTGAGAAGTGGGAAGAGGCGATGGCATTAGAACATCAAACGATGCTGACAGCCCGTAGAATTGCCGAAGAACTTCAGCTCAATATGAAGATTGGTGACGTGGAATTTCAAGGAGACAAAACAAAAGCCATCTTCTACTATATCGCGGATGAACGTGTCGATTTCCGTCAATTGATCAAGGTCTATGCCGAAACTTTTCGCATACGTATTGAGATGAAACAAATCGGAGCCCGACAAGAAGCGGGTCGAATTGGAGGAATTGGTCCTTGTGGCAGGGAACTTTGTTGTAGTTCTTGGATGACGAACTTCGTTTCAGTGACAACAAATGCAGCTCGCTACCAAGAGATCTCTCTTAATCCCCAGAAATTAGCAGGACAATGTGGAAAGTTAAAGTGTTGCTTAAACTATGAGCTAGACTGCTACATGGATGCACAAAAAGACTTTCCATCCACTCAGATTCCGCTACATACAAGAAAAGGTAAATATCTATTCCAAAAAGCAGACATCTTTAATCGAGTGCTATGGTATGCACTTGATGGAAGTGGTCCCAATAGAATTGTTGCTTTGACTGTAGACAAGGTCAAAGAAGTTATTCGTAAAAACAGGAATAGCGACTCCGTTGATGAGTTGATTAGTGATGTTGATGTCTCGATGGTTATCAGTGAATCTGCGGAATATCAAAATGTCGTAGGACAAGACAGCCTTGATCGTTTTGATAAACTAGAAGATAAACCTATCAAGAGAAAGAAAAGAGGCCGAAATATTAAGAGTGATAAAAAGAGGCCTCCTCGAGCTCAAAAGCCTACAAGAACTGACAACGAAACAACCACAGCAAAGAGACCAGAGCAGAAAGATAGAAAAGGGGATGACGAAAGTAATAAGAATCGTCCAAACCCAAGGAACAGACGTAGGCCGTCAGATTCTAAAGCTCCTAATAATCCTTCACCACAAAGTACACAAGCACCTAAAAAGGCAGATAAAGAGGTACAAGGTGAAGCGTCAAAAGAAGGTGCTGAAAATAAAAGGCGTCCAATACAAAGAAGAAAAAAGAACTTTAGAAGACCGAAGAAAGATGATGCGTAATGTACAACTAATGATCCTTCTATTGGGAGTACTGCTAGGGACATCTTCTTGCCAAGATAATAGGACGTTTAATTCGTACTATAACATCAATAATGATCAATGGCATCAAGACTCCATCGTAGTTTTTTCACCCAATGTTACATCCGTGGATCAAGCTCTAGATTTAGATGTAAACATACGAAACACGAATAGTTATGATTTCAACAATCTATGGCTTTTCATTAAGACCACCACTCCAAGTGGTGTGGTCTTTAACGACACAATTGATGTCCCAATGGCAGACCATCGTGGGAGATGGCTAGGAAGGGGCCTGGGAAATACTTTTGAACTTAGCTATCCTTTCAAAACGAACACCCTGCTTCCTGACACTGGTACATACCATATCGAGATTATGCAAGGGATGCGAAGTGAGGCGAAATATATTGATGGCATTTCAGATATTGGATTAAGAAT
It encodes:
- a CDS encoding YraN family protein, giving the protein MKTQKEKGNIGEQAAADFLKSKGYTILYHNWFQDHKEIDLVCTDKDELVFVEVKNREQWQKVDIRELIPPNKIRNLIQCADLYIQTKDPQREVRFDVIIVNTDQSPPSVKHIVSAFNALDY
- a CDS encoding response regulator produces the protein MAQDLGDMNYLVLVVDDEPVNSMLMNKYLQEMGISCVLASSYTEIIESVKNHDFDLILMDYKLPDRTGIEISDELRVNYPDVRICIQTALECEEITERVENGFFAGFISKPFRRERFYREVRAILKNIQ
- a CDS encoding C1 family peptidase, giving the protein MKHFQQTGIVLLFILSMVSSITLNAQTKKDQYQVIYEVPNTSVKNQQQTGTCWCFSTISFLESELIKSKKQQYDLSEMFAVKEAYHQKIENYVLRQGKANFSQGGQAHDVIYAMKSTGIVPQKIYKGNNYGKIHNHTALVKELKKELEKDNSEEVLPNNWLPNADQILDIYFGQSPSNFDYDGENYTPKSFLKSLNLNLDDYIEITSYTHHPFNQTFVLEIPDNWSNGSYYNVPIDRYMAIIDYALEKGYSIVWDGDVSEKTFQHKNGIAYLPEGTDVSQEARQKTFYNKETTDDHLMHLVGKATKDGKNYYIIKNSWDSDSNEYGGYLYMSEDFVRLKTVCIMLNKKSLTKKERKQLKI
- a CDS encoding MmcQ/YjbR family DNA-binding protein, with protein sequence MNIEQIREYCLQKPFTTESLPFDDTSLVFKVHEKMFGLLILKHPHRMNLKCDPEIAIKLRETYDFVIPGYHMNKKHWNTLSELDNIPDDLIIEWINHSYQLVWNKLPKRLQSKSENE
- a CDS encoding RNA-binding S4 domain-containing protein; this translates as MEFKVTDEFIPLIKLLKILRIAESGGQAKMMVDDGIILRNGEPEHRYRAKLVPGDVIEIPELIEDKIILI
- the galE gene encoding UDP-glucose 4-epimerase GalE encodes the protein MKKQVLVTGGVGYIGSHTVVELQNEGFEVFIVDDLSNSNIEVLDRIEKITGIRPHFEQFDLCDRAKVQEYFQKHDGLEAIIHFAASKAVGESVEKPLLYYRNNLVSLMNLLEAMDQYNVPSIVFSSSCTVYGQPEVLPVTENAPVQEATSPYGNTKQMCEEILFDSISAFAGGVRGIALRYFNPIGAHASAEIGELPVGVPQNLVPYITQTGAGLREQLSIFGDDYDTADGTAVRDYIHVVDLAKAHVVAIRRLMEHNNKKPLEFFNIGTGNGLTVLQLVKAFEKVTGVKLNYKLVDRRAGDIEKVWADTTFANEELGWKAQSTVEETLASAWAWEKKIRNID
- the metG gene encoding methionine--tRNA ligase; this translates as MKDFKRTLITSALPYANGPVHIGHLAGVYVPADIYARYLRMQGQDVLFIGGSDEHGVPITLKAKNEGITPQDVVDKYHNIIKKAFSDFGISFDVYSRTTSETHKETASEFFKTLYDQGKFVEKTTEQYYDKEAKQFLADRYIVGTCPKCNNDKAYGDQCESCGSSLNATDLIQPKSVLSGGDLELKETTHWYLPLDQYEDWLKGWILEDHKEWKANVYGQCKSWLDGGLHPRAVTRDLDWGVPVPIEGADGKVLYVWFDAPIGYISATKECTPEWEKYWKDEDTKMVHFIGKDNIVFHCIIFPSMLKAEGSYILPENVPSNEFLNLEGDKISTSRNWAVWLHEYIEEFPGKEDVLKYVLTANAPETKDNDFTWKDFQARNNNELVAVFGNFVNRAMVLTQKYYNGVVPALGDLTDFDKEVIETLKTFRAKIEKSIENYRFREALKEAMELARLGNKYLADSEPWKVVKTDEKRVETIMNICLQITANLTIAFDPFMPKTTEKLRGFLNVSPFQWNQLGDMGLLPVGHVVNKPELLFEKIEDKTIQEQVDKLLATKKANEIAQAETSPAKENIAFDDFAKMDLRVGTIVEASKVAKTKKLLKLTVDTGIDTRTVVSGIAEFYKPQDIIGKQVSILVNLAPKTLKGIESQGMILMAENADGSLSFVSPDATLKNGSEIR
- a CDS encoding LD-carboxypeptidase; translated protein: MMLFPPNLKKNDLILIISPAGAVSPCQLSYGISYLHDFGFRTEEGQYLYHQEGPFAGTDKERASDLQWALDHTEAKAIWMARGGYGTIKCLPKVSWERFVQHPKWIIGFSDITVLHQKLYQLDIPSIHAPMITQFQEAKAPVDQTINLLKGERNSITWKTSTISLPKEIVGQLIGGNLSIIQSLRGTSLDLDYEDKILFIEDVDEYHYHIDRMVENLSYSGILDKINTLIVGSFTMIREGNPPMPYSLEDNLKRLSQYHNFHLILDAPIGHIEENHPIILGSNIKLSIEDQKVTLNYMD